The nucleotide sequence AAATTCATGTAGTTGGTTGTCACCTCTTTTTATACATTGCATGATTCTTGGGTACCTTCTGTGCcaccagcactgatggatgtGTTAAACCTGAAAATGAGTAATGGAGATAACACTTCAACACGAGTCACTGCTATGAGAAATGTTCTGTCTTCAGCTATTACAAGAGTAATAATACTCAGGAGGCCTTGGCTGTCAGGCAGACTGTCATATACCTACAGCTTGGCTCACAAACAATACTTTCATCTAATGTGACATTGTCCCCCCTCGCTAACAAAAGGCAGCTGTGAAATATTTGCAGATTTTCTAGGTGCTTGTGCTCAGAGATTTATCACTTTTGTTTCTTGTGGGTGAGACAATTGTTCACACCAACATTACACTGACAACCATGATCTGAACAATTAGATTAGCTGCAAAGCACATCAGACTTCCATGGCACATCCCAACAAGCCGTGTTGGGTCAGGATGGGTCCCCAGCAGATATCTTGCAGAGTTGGTGGAAATCCAGTCTTGTTCAGGGCTTTACTGAATTGCTGGTCTCTGAGAGCATCCTGCAGAATGCATGTTTTGAGAAGGAACTGTGAGATGATCTCAACTTGACTATTTCTGTGGTGGGTGCAGGGTGGACAGAGGGCCCTTCCAAGGAAAACCATCCAGGCAAACATGGTGTCCTTCACCGTCATTGGCTATCAGCCATGTTGGGCCATCTCCAATATACATCTTCACCAAAAGTTCTTGGtgtgcaggagcagcagtgctgcttctcctctcctctcatgATGATGTGGGGCTgtggcacaggagctgctggtgaGATGGGGCACCTCACATATGCGTGGAACAAATTGCAGATCTCTTACATTGACGTTCCTATTCCTGTGAAATGACAGAATGATCATCCAGAAGATAAGTTAAACATTTCCGTTTCTGTATGTGTGAACTAAAGACATTGAACTCATTGGCTTGTGGTTTTACACACCTTTAATGTAACATCTGTCacacagaggaagaagcagTTTGAGACTGCTGGCTGTTAGGGTGTAGACTTTGCCAGTGGCTTGGCATTGAAACATAAGCAAAGTACTGCCACTATATATGTATgaagatatattcacctctcagatttattttaaatataaagaaattttCCTGGTATTCTTTCACGCAGTGTTGGATTATGAACAACAGCCTGGGAAGTCTGCTGTCCGGAGGAGACCTGGAGGACTCGCTGGTGAGTTGCTCACTGGCTGCCGCCCTGTGAGCTGAGCCCAGGGGCATGCCTCAGGGGCCCAGGTTTGTGCCTGGGATGTGTGGGGCTTTGCTACTGGGAGAGGCCATGCTGGTGGGGACAGTGAGGGTGTGATCACAGTTCCCTGAAAGCAGCATGTGTGAAAGCATCTCCCACTGAGCAGGCTGCATGTGTCAGGGCTGACTGtcccctggggcagggctggccctAGGAGTGTCCAGGGGGGtccctgtgctggggatgtgCCCTCACCGCTCTTGCTGCACTGGGCTGGCCATGGCAGTTGTGGCTGTGGGGGCTTTGAAGCCATCGGCACCCAGCCATCCCCATTAACCATGCAAAGGCCTTAACAATATACAGAATTGAGCCCCAAAACCTCTACTGGGGGCTCTCAGCACCCTGGCCATGCCCATTTGGTTGCTGGCTTGGTGATACTCCCTGGGTCTCTCACCTCACCTGCTCAGTGGCATGGggtgggcacagggctgggcaTCCCCAAGGAGCTGTGGGGGGATGCTGGTACCCCCCCTGGTTTACTGCAGTGTTTCTGCCCTTGTCCCTCTGGTGCAAGAGCCTCATCCCTGCAGGGCAGGACTGGTCACATATGTTCCTTCCTCATTTGTATCCTCTGACCTGGCCAAGGCACACCTGATTTTTCCTTGTGGGTTTGGTGTGAGATGAACTCTGCCAAGTATATTTACTATGAGTATAATTTGGGACTAGGGCCTCATGAGCTTCAATGTCCTTGAACAGGTGGATTATCAATCAAGAGTTAACTCCTCTGCATCCTATGATGACGTCTTCCTCTACTCTGAACTGGACATTGACTGTGAACTTGAAACTATTCCAGCatttgcactgattttttttccagtgctgtaCACTGTGTTGTTTGTGACCGGCCTTGTGGGAAATGCTTTGGTCGTTTGGGTCCTAATGGCCTTCAAAAAAGTCAGGGCCATGACTGATGTCTATCTGCTGAACCTTGCCATCTCTGATCTCCTCTTtgtcttctccctccccttcttgGTTCAGTACTCCCTGGCGAGCCAGTGGTCTTTTGGCAATGTCATGTGTAAAATTGTCAGCTCAGCTTACTTCATTGGTTTCTACAGCAGCTCCTTCTTCATAACTATCATGAGCATCGACAGGTACTTGGCCATTGTGCGGTCTGTGTATGCTCTGCGGGTGCGCACGTCCGCCCACGGGGTCATTGCAAGCCTGGCCCTTTGGGCAGTCGCCATTTTAGCATCAGCGCCAGACCTCATTTTCTTCCGGGAAATGGAAGACAGCAACAGGACCGTGTGCCTGCCTCGCTATCCTGGTAGCAGCAACGGCTGGaagattttcagtaattttgaaGTCAATGTCCTGGGGTGGCTGATCCCGGTGGGCATCCTCATTTTCTGCTACCACAACATCTTGAAAAACCTGCAGCGGTGTCACACTCGCAACAAGTACAAAGCAATGAAGCTGGTTTTCGTTGTTGTCATtgtgttcttccttttctggaCCCCTATCAATGTCGTGCTCTTCCTGGACTCCATGAGGAACATGCACATCATCGATGACTGCCAGGCAAGCCAAAGGCTCGACCTAGCCCTGGAGCTGGCTGAGGCGCTCTCCTTCGTCCACTGCTGCCTCAACCCCATCATCTACGCCTTCGTGGGTGAGAAGTTCAAGAAGTATCTCTGCGAGGCTTTTGGCAAATATGCACGTTTTCTCTTGATCTGCAACGACTACAGTGTGTTCCACAGGCACAAACTGGACAGGCACTCCTCTGTGCACATGGCGTCCTCGCAGTCATCTTTTGTTGGTAGTGTCTTGTAGAGCTGCAAGCCAAAAGCTCCCATACTTCATGCATGACCTGAAGTTGAGAAGTCCTCCCAGTGATTCAGTTAATAAGTCTTCTTGTTGCCTTAGTGTAGGAGGTTAAGGTGCAGTGGCCCATTACCAAAGTGTGACTAGGAAATCATGCAATCCTAGAGCAAGCTGCAGTGCACCTTGCTCCATGATATGCTGTAATACCATTCTGAGCAGGTATCTTCATGGATGCAGTTCTTCTGAAATACTTCTCTGTTGTTAGCAAATGTGAATGAGAActtcaaacactgaaattaaCATTGGGAAAtttatcagccactcctctgcCCACCAGCACATGGCGTCCTCGCAGTCATCTTTTGTTGGTAGTGTCTTGTAGAGCTGCAAGCCAAAAGCTCTCTTACTTCATGCCCTGACTGCATGCCATGGCCTGAAGGGGTGGCTTGAAAGCAAGAGATTCTGAGAGTGGTGTAGTTTTTGTGATTTTCATGTTGCTTTGGGAAGTGGGTTTCAGCATAATGCTAGAAAAAGCCAGATATGGACTGTTTTCATGCTCTGTGATGCCATTTTACGTCTTACTGGATGGCAGATCATCCTTCTCTGTGAGATGTCTACCCATCCTTATCTGTGAGATGTCTACCCAcagcaagggggttggaactcTGTGTTCTTTAAGGTTCCTTTCAACCCCAAATATTCTGTGGTCTTCCCAGTGCTAAACAGGCAGTCTTACAGCTCAAAGTTGAAATATATGGAGTAATCTGCCATTTCCCTCTTGAAAAAGTTTCCTAGATCTAGCAGCAATGTCCTCATCTATTCAGATTTTTGCTGTGCAGAGCATAGGTGGAGGCATTAGACAAAGACTCTGCCTTTCTGACAAAGACCATTAACCTGTAAGAGGCTGGATGCTGATAAGGCAACACATGCATGcagctatatatatatgtatatatatatatatttgtacttCTGAGAGTCTGTCCCTGAAATGCAGAGAGACATAATGGATGGAAAGACAGTTGCGCCATGCACATGCGAGTAATGTATAATTTTCCCTGCCATTTTCCCTGTTTATGAACAGAATGTAATACTCCTTTTCAAGAAAATCTTTCTACCGCTTGGCTGCCTCTTTCTAGGAAGAAAGTATCTCCAGGAGTGAGGGTGACATGGCTGGAGGTGAAGTGGGCGCAGAGCACACACCCAAACTCACAGCCACCTTCTAGATGAGAGGTAATTTGGTTAGCATACTCTCACCATGTTTATCGCCATGTGCCTTCCCTGCCACTCCTCTAAGAGAGAGGTTGAGTTCCTCTAATTTGGAAAACACTACAGACATACCATGAATATACAGGAAGGCACAGTGGGTGGTTAAGATCAGCCTCTTGCACAGAAGCCTGTAAAGCGAGTAACATTGTGCATATGCACATTTCCGCCAGGAACAGAGCTTTTATCCACTTCACTCCTTTGTACTCTGCATTTTACAAACACCACCAgtgaatcaaaagaaaatatatatatattttaggttTAAGTCTGAACATGAGGAACTATTacttttgtgtctgttttgaGATTACACACTGAAGCCAGAACGGGAGAACACCTGACTATTTAATGTGCTACCGTCATCGTGACTTCCCTTTAACCTGTGTCATctcagcaaaaagaaaggtCATGATCGGGATGCAAAGCTAAGCATCAGACGTGAGTGGGACCAATATTAAAACTATGGTGGGCACCTTTTAAGCGAATGTGTGACCATACATAAAGTCTGTGGAGAATGGCCCAGCCCCTGGCAGTTGAATGCTTTTCTTGGGAcaagcagctgctgggacaaCCCTACAATTTGGCATCACCCTCAAGCTGCCTGGACTTAGGGCTCCAACCTGAGCAGATGCAGGTAGATGCttcctgctctcctgtgctcccagtgccccacaAACAACAGCAGGGCAGAAGACTCTCCACGGCTTGtcccatcagaaaaaaagaggagctCTGAGACCTGTAGGTGACATGGGGCAggtcctgctgcctgcacagccTCCGGATGTGGGTctcacctcctcccccttctcAGCAAGGCAGCAGCAACAGCTTGAAGCAGCTGGGCTGCAAGAGGTGCTGAGGTTGGTCCAGCTTGGgctcctgatgctgctgctgcagaggaggaaggcagcagccccaggcaggaaATCCTTCATGCTGCAGaaagcacctcctgcctcctcaggAGAAGGCTTTGAAAATAGGGCTGAGACAGCAGCAAAGGGAAGATGCCCTTTAAATGCTACTGAGAACTAGAGAAGTGAAAGGCTTTGAAAAGAAGTCCCTTTTCTCATGTTCAACTTTATTTCTAAATGCGTAAAATACGAAAATATGCACTTGGACTTTTCTGTTGTAAGACTGTGCTGAAGAACATGTCTATTAAAACAGCAGAACAGtgaaaacagctggaaaaattgTCATGTCTTGGGTATAACAAACTGAGGAGACCTGGccatggtggggggggggtgtggagcggggggaggggagcagaggagcagaaagaccattgcatccccagaggtTTCCTCACAGCAAGCATCCTTCCAGGGCTGAGGATAAGGAGCTGTATGCATGCAATGAGACACTGAGCCAGCGAAGCATTCCCTTTTCAAAACACCAGCTCTCTGGTGAGAGCTGATCCTATAATACTTGTCATCAGCCAGCTCCCCCGCACAGCGTAACATCTTCCCAACTCAGTTGCTGGTGTCCTGGAGCATTACACCTCAACTGgcatcagaaattaaaattttaaatgcagcaaaatGAGCCCACTTATGCTAGACCATGACACACACAGCTAGGGAGGATGCTTTCCAAGAGGAGCAAAGTGAACCAGCTTACCCAACCAGATGAGGACAGGTTGTAGGAGGACCACAAAGGTATTTTGGATGCTTGAGTGCTTTCAGCGCTCATGTGTCTCACTTGAGATTACTCTTAACACCCTTTACCATTAGTGCACTAACAGGAACTAGAGATTTCTTGAGTCCCTGTGGTACGTTTTTGTCACAGGATGACACAAATGACTGACAGTAATCCAAATGAATACTGCACAGATCAAAAAGTTCACTGTCACCTCAGAGTATAACCCACAATTACAGCACATCCCAGAACCAAGAAAATCTGAACACcgcccccacacacacacccctgaCCCTGTTGTCCTCTCCTGATGTGATcctgttctgcagcagagcctcACTGTAGGCCGTGCACATCTTATTTTGGTGACCTTGCCTAACCTACACCTTCACGCACCCTTTTCAGGACTGTGTGGAGTAACACAACTCCTCAGTCAGATTTTTGACTAT is from Anser cygnoides isolate HZ-2024a breed goose chromosome 2, Taihu_goose_T2T_genome, whole genome shotgun sequence and encodes:
- the LOC106029696 gene encoding C-C chemokine receptor type 4-like — encoded protein: MKIYSPLRFILNIKKFSWYSFTQCWIMNNSLGSLLSGGDLEDSLVDYQSRVNSSASYDDVFLYSELDIDCELETIPAFALIFFPVLYTVLFVTGLVGNALVVWVLMAFKKVRAMTDVYLLNLAISDLLFVFSLPFLVQYSLASQWSFGNVMCKIVSSAYFIGFYSSSFFITIMSIDRYLAIVRSVYALRVRTSAHGVIASLALWAVAILASAPDLIFFREMEDSNRTVCLPRYPGSSNGWKIFSNFEVNVLGWLIPVGILIFCYHNILKNLQRCHTRNKYKAMKLVFVVVIVFFLFWTPINVVLFLDSMRNMHIIDDCQASQRLDLALELAEALSFVHCCLNPIIYAFVGEKFKKYLCEAFGKYARFLLICNDYSVFHRHKLDRHSSVHMASSQSSFVGSVL